Below is a window of Streptomyces sp. ITFR-16 DNA.
GATTCCGGCCGCGCTGCTGGTGGCGTCCTCGCTGTGGCTGCTGCCCGAGTCCCCGCAGTGGCTCATCGCCCACGGCCAGGTCGAACGCGCCCGCAGAGGCATCGCCTCGGTCACCGACGAGGCCACGGCGGACGAGCTGATCGCACGCGCCCAGCAGCGGATCGGCTCGGACCGCGAGAAGCGGAAGCAGAACGCCGCCACCGGCGGCCAGGGCGCCAGGCGGCTCCTCGCCCCGGACGTCCGGCCGGCCCTCGTCGTCGGGCTGACCCTGGCCGCCGTACAGCAGTTCGGCGGCATCAACACGATCATCTACTACGCACCGACCATCATCCAGCAGACCGGCATGAACGCGTCGAACTCGATCTTCTACTCCGTGTTCATCGGCGTCATCAACCTCGTCATGACGCTCGTCGCGATCCGCCTGGTCGACCGCGCGGGCCGCCGCCCCATGGTCCTCGTCTCGCTCGCCCTGATGGCCGTGTCCATCTTCATGCTGGGGCTGGCGTTCATCGTCGGGATGAACTCGGTGCTGACCCTGCTCTTCATGGTCATCTACATCGCCGCGTACGCCGGCGGCCTCGGCCCGGTCTTCTGGACCCTGCTCGGAGAGATCTTCCCGCCCTCCGTCAGGGCCGAGGGCTCCAGCCTGTCCACGGCCGTCAACTGGATCGCCAACTTCATCATCAGCCTCGCCTTCCTGCCCCTGGCCAACGCCATCGGCCAGGGCGAGACCTTCTGGATCTTCGCCGGGATCTGCGTCCTCGCCTTCGTCTTCGTCAGCCGCTACGTGCCGGAGACCCGCGACCGCGACCCCGAGCAGATCGAGGCGGCGCTGCAGTCCCGCTTCGGCCACACGCCCGACACCCAGCCCGCCAAGACCGTCTGACGTCCGGCCCCGGCCGCCGACCGGCACCCCGTCCCGCAGAAAGGACGCTCACGATGAGCGACACCCTCATCAGCCCGCCCGAGCTCGAACGCTCCGACGCCCTGGTGCTCTTCGGTATCTCCGGCGACCTGGCCAAGAAGATGCTGCTGCCCGCCCTCTACCGGCTCACCGAGTCCGGCAGGCTCACCGTGCCGGTCATCGGGGTCGCGGCCACCGACTGGGACGACGACGCACTGCGCGCACACGCGCGCGAGGCGATCACCGCCGGGGGAGCGGACATCGACGAGGAGGTCTTCGCCCGGTTCGCCGCCGGTCTGTCCCTCGTCACCGGCGACTTCACCGACGCCGCCACCTTCGCCCGTCTGCGTGAGGCCCTGACCGGATTCGGATTCGTCACGCACTACCTGGCGATCCCGCCCGCCCTGTTCACCACGGTCGCCGCCGCGCTGGCCGGGGCGGGCCTCAACCGCGACGCCCGCCTGGTCGTGGAGAAGCCCTTCGGACACGACACCGCCTCCGCGCGGAAGCTCCAGGACGATCTGGGCGCCCACTTCGACGACGACCACCTCCTGCGGGTCGACCACTTCCTGGGCAACCGCGCCGTCGAGAGCCTGATGGTCTCCCGCTTCGCCAACACCCTCCTGGCCCCGATCTGGCACCGCGCCTACGTGGACAACGTCCAGATCTCCCTCGTCGAGGACTTCGACGTCGCCGACCGAGGCTCCTTCTACGACGCCGTGGGCTGCCTGCGGGACGTCGTCCAGAACCACATGCTCCAGGTCCTGGCCCTCCTCGCGATGGACCCGCCGAGCGTCACCAACGCCCGGGCACAGGGCCTGGAGAAGTGGCGCGTCCTGCACGCGACCCGCTCGATGGACCCGGCCGAGACCGTGCGCGGCCAGTACGACGGCTACCGGGACGTCGAGGGCGTGGCGCCGCACTCCACCACCGAGACCTACTTCGCTACCCGCCTGTTCATCGACAACTGGCGCTGGGCGGGCGTGCCCTTCTACCTCCGCAGCGGCAAGGCCCTGGCCCTGTCCGCCACCGAAGTCGTCGTGGAACTGCGCAAGCCGCCCCTGGAACTCTTCGGCGGCCAGAACACGCAGCCCTCCTCCAACCTCATCCGCTTCCGCATCGACGGCGACACCGGCATCAGGGCGGACCTGATGCTGCGCAAACCCGACAGCGACAGCGGTCCGGTCACCGTCCCCGTCGGAGTCGACTTCGCCCAGGTCCTGGGCAGGCAGGAACTCCCGTACGAGAACATCCTCCACGGAGCCGTCGTGGGCGACCCCGAGTGCTTCGCCTTCTTCCCCGGCATCCTGGAGTGCTGGCGCATCGTGGACCCCGTACTGGCCCCCGCCGAGGCGCCGCTGCCCTATGCGCCGGGGAGCTGGGGCCCGGAGGCGGCCGACGCGCTCCCGGGCCTGAAGCGGTGGCACCAGCCGAGCCGCCGCCTCTTCGACTCCGCCTGAACCGCACCCGGACGACATGCACGACGTAGGGCTCCGCGTCAGGACCAACCTGTGGCCGGTGCTGCAACAGGCCGCGGCCGCCGCGCTCTCCTGGTGGATCGCCCGGCTCGTCTTCGACCACCACGTCCCGCTCTTCGCCCCGATCGCCACCCTCGTCGCGCTCAACACCCCCGTCGGAGGACGCGGCACCAACGCGGTGCGGGTCGTGAGCGGTGTCATCGCGGGCGTCGTCGTCGGACAGCTGGCCTTCCGTCTCATGGGCAACGGACCCGTCTCCGTGGGCGTGGCCGTGCTGTGCGCGCTCCTGGTGGGACTCCTCCTCGACGGCGAGCGGATCACGATGGCCCAGGCGGCGGTGGGCGCGGTCATCTCCGTCGCGGCCGGGCAGCAGGCCGGCATCGTCCGGGTCGAGGACGCGCTGCTCGGCGCGGGCGTCGCGCTCGTGTTCAGCCAGTTCCTCTTCCCGCCGCACCCGCTCACACTGCTGCGGCGTGCCGAGGCCGACACCCTGGCGGGCCTGGCCCGGGCGCTGGAGCTGACGGCCAGGACGCTGGACGGCACGGAGGAGGAACGGGCCGTCCTGCCCCGGGCGGAACTGCGCCCCGTGTACACCCTGTTGAACGACCTCGGCACGACGCGCGACGACACCATCGCCGTCGTCCGGCGCACCCCGCACTGGCGGGGCCGCCAGGAGCCGGTCCACCAGGAGGTCGCGGCCACCCGGCACCTGGATCTGCTGGCCAACAGCTGCCTCACCCTCATCCGCGGTGTCGAGGCCGTCGACCCGGCCCACCGGGACGTCTTCGCCGACGCGGTACGGGGACTGTCCGGGGCCCTGGGCGCCCTGGCCGCGGCCCCCGGGAGCCTTGCCGTACGGCGGCACGCGACCCGATGGGCCCTCGACGTCGTCCGTGACGCCCCGGCAGCGGGACCGGCGGTCCCGGTCGCCGCGTGGGAGAGCGCCCGGCTGGTCGCCCGCGACATCCTCGTCTTCACCGGAGCCGGCGCCGAGGCCGCCGAACAGGCCGTGCACGACGGAACCGCCGAGGTCCCCGTCGCCACCCCGCCGGAACTGCGGTGGTCCGCCCGACGGCCGCGGCGCCGCCGCCCGCCCGGCCCCTCGGTGTAGGCCCCGAGGGACGCGTCCCACCCGCCACCTGGCCGCGTCCCGATGGCCGGGCCGGGAGCGCCGCACCAAGCTGGGGCGGGCACGCAGTCATCGCCCGTCGCACCGGTATCCCGTGCGGCGCCATCGAGAGCAGGACGGACCATGGCCTTCACCCTCCCCACCGACATCGAGAACCGTCCGGTCGCCGTGATCGGAGCGGGGACCCTCGGGCGCAGGATCGCGTTGATGTTCACCACGCAGGGCGGGCTGGTGCGGATCTTCGACAAGTCACCGAAGGCGGGTGACGCGGCACGCGCCTATCTCGACGAGAACATGGCGCCGGTCGCGGCGAGGACCGAGGGCGGAAAGCCGGGGCGGGTCGTGATCACGGACGACATGCCGGACGCGCTGGCGGATGCCTGGCTCGTGGTCGAGGCGGTGCCCGAGCGCCTGGACCTGAAGAAGGAGATCTTCGGGGAACTCGACAGGGAAGCCGCCCCGGACGCGATCCTGGCCAGCAACTCCTCCTCGTACGCGACGAGCGAGTTCATCGACCGGGTCCAGCACCCCGAACGGGTGCTGAACATGCACTTCTACATGCCGCCCGTGCAGAACGCCATCGACATCATGTCCGACGGGCACACCGACCCCGCGATCATGGACCTGCTCAAGGCCCGGCTGCCCCGGTACGGCGTCCACCCCTTCGAGGCGCACAAGGAGTCGACCGGTTTCATCTTCAACCGCATCTGGGCCGCCATCAAGCGCGAGGCCCTCTCGGTCGTCGCGGAGGGAGTCTCGACCCCGCAGGACGTGGACGAGATGTGGAAGATCAACATGGGCACGCCGGCCGGGCCGTTCCGGATGATGGACCAGGTGGGCCTCGACGTCGTCCTGGACATCGAGAACCACTACGCCGCCGAGAACCCCGCACTGCCCGCCGGCCCGCGTGAGCTGCTGAAGAAGTACGTCGACGCCGGGCACCTGGGCGTGAAGACCGGCCAGGGCTTCTACACCCACGACACCCCCTCCTGAGCGGTCCGGGACACCGCAGCAGACCCCGGCCCGTGGTTGGCGGAGGCGACGGCGGGTACGCGCCGTGGACCCCCCACGAGAGGACCACGCCGTGTCTCCGCAGCGGAAGAACATCTTCGTTCTCGGCCTCGACGAGGCGAACCTGCCGACGCTGAACTCCGTACCGGATGCCGCAAGGTACCGATTCCACCCCCTGCTGAGCATCGGCGAACTGCAGGAGGGCGAGGTGTCGGTGGCCGATCTCATGCGCCGGGCCCGGGCGGTCCTGGACGCGCACGACGGCACCGTCGACGCGATCGTCGGCTACTGGGACTTCCCGGTCAGCACCCTCGTTCCCATGCTCGGCAGGGAATACGGCACCCGTACGACGAGCCTGGAGTCCGTCGTCAAGTGCGAGCACAAGTACTGGAGCCGGCTCGAACAGCAGAAGGTCATCGACGCGTATCCGAAGTTCGGCCGCGTCGACCTGGAAAGCCCGGACCCCCGCCCGCCCGAGGGCGTGGACTTCCCCATGTGGCTCAAGCCCGCTCTGGCCTACTCCTCGGAACTCGCCTACTCCGTGAAGGACATGGCGGAGTTCCGGACGGCCGTCGACGAGATACGGCAGGGGATCGGCCGGGTCGGCAAGCCGTTCGACTCGGTGCTCGAACTGCTCGACCTGCCCCCGGAGATGTCGGGCGTGGGGGGACAGATCTGCCTGGCCGAGGAAGCCATGACCGGCATCCAGGTCGCTGTCGAGGGCTATGCGAAGGACGGCGACATCACCGTCTACGGGGTGCTCGACTCGATCAACTACCCCGACTCGCCCTGCTTCCTGCGCCACCAGTACCCGAGCACTCTTCCGGCCCCGGTCATCCAGGAGCTGCACGAGGTCAGCGAGCGGACCATGCGCCGGATAGGCATGGACGCGGCGACCTTCAGCATCGAGTACTTCTACGACCCGCAGACCGGGGCGATCAGCCTGCTGGAGATAAACCCGCGGCACTCCCAGTCGCACGCGGAGCTGTTCGGCTACGTCGACGGCATCCCCAACCACCACCGGATGATCCGGCTGGCCCTCGGCGAGGATCCCGGGGCACCCGGCGGCCGGGGCCCTTACCGCATGGCCGCCAAGTGGTACTACCGGTGGTTCGGCGACGGAACCGTGCACCAGGTCCCCACCCCCGACGCACTCGCCGCCATCGAACGGGACATACCCGGCGTCCGCATCGACATCGTGCCCGCCGAGGGACAGAAGCTCTCCGAGGTGTCGCAGCAGGACAGCTACAGCTACGAGATCGCCCACATCTTCACCGGCGCGGACGACGAGAACGGCCTCCGGCGCAAGTTCGACCAGTGCGTCGCCGCCCTCGGACTCGCCTTCGACGACACCGCCCCCGGCGGCCGCGGCCGCACGACCTCGTGAACAGGACCCCGGACAGGAAGGAGCACACCATCGGTATGCGACACGTCGGCCGACTGCCGTACGCGGTCAGGCGGGAGGACCACGTCACCCTCACGATGTCGGACGGAGTCCGGCTGTCGGCGCGGATCTGGCGCCCGGCATCCTCGGACCGGGAGCCGGTCCCGGCGATCCTGGAGGCCATTCCGTACCGGAAGAACGACCTGACCTCCACCCGCGACGCGATCAACCACCCCTACATCGCCGGTCACGGCTACGCCTGCGTACGCCTCGACCTGCGGGGCACCGGCGAATCCGAAGGCGTCCTGCTCGACGAATACCTGGAGCGGGAACAGCTCGACGCCGAAGAAGTGCTCGCCTGGCTCGCCGAACAGCCCTGGTGCGACGGCAGCACGGGGATGACGGGGATTTCCTGGGGCGGCTTCGCGGCCCTCCAGGTCGCGGCCCGGCGGCCACCGAGCCTGGGCGCCATCGTCATCGCCTCCTTCACGGACGACAGGTACGCGGACGACATGCACTACGTCGGCGGTGCCATGCTGTCCGACAACCTGGCCGAGGCGGGGACGATGTTCGCCTACGCCACCTGTCCGCCCGACCCCGACGTCGTCGGCGAGCGCTGGCGGGACATGTGGCACGAACGGCTGGACACCGCCCGCCCCTGGGTCCTCGAATGGCTGCGGCACCAGCACCGCGACGCCTACTGGCGCCACGCCTCGCTCAGTGAGGACTACCGGAACCTGCGCTGCCCCGTCCTGGCATCGAGCGGCTGGGCGGACGGATACTCCAACGCGGTCACCCGGCTCCTGAGCCATGTCGACGTACCGCGCAAGGGCCTGATCGGGCCCTGGTCGCACAAGCTGCCCCACCTGGGCGAGCCGGGGCCGGCCATCGGATACCTCCAGGAGGTCGTGCGGTGGTGGGACCACTGGCTCAAGGGCGTCGACAACGGCGTCATGGACGGTCCCATGATCCGGGCCTGGATGCAGGAGAGCGTGCCGCCGTCCACGTCCTACGAGGACCGGCCGGGCCGGTGGGTGGGGGAGCCGAGCTGGCCCTCGCCGCACGTCCGCGAAACGGTCCACCCGCTGAAGGACCACGCCCTCGCGCCCCCCGGGAGCCGGGAGAGCGCGCCGGCCGGGGCAAGCGCGTCGCACGGGCCGGTCCACACCGTTCAGTCACCGCTGTCCGTGGGCCAGTTCGCCGGAAAGTGGGCCTCGTACAACGCCCCGCCGGACCTGCCCTACGACCAGCGCGAGGAGGACGGAGGCTCCCTTGTCTTCGACACGCGTACGCTGCCGGAGCGCCTGGAGATCCTCGGCGCGCCCGAAGTGAACCTGCTGGTCTCCTCGTCCCGGGAGAACGCCCAGATCGCCGTACGGCTGTCCGACGTGCGGCCCGACGGCCGTGCGACCCGGGTGACCTACGGCGTCCTCAACCTGGCACACCGCTCGGGCCGGGACCGGCCCGAACCGCTGGTCCCCGGAGAGACCTACCGGGTCCGGATCCCCCTCAACGGGGTGGCCCAGGCGTTCCCGGCCGGGCACCGCATCCGCCTGTCGCTCTCCACCTCGTACTGGCCGCTGGTCTGGCCGTCCCCCGCACCGGCCGCCCTGAGCGTCCACGAGACCGGCAGCTCCCTCACCCTGCCGGTGCGCCCCGCCGGGGCGCCCGACTCCGTGCCCGCCGCCCCGTTCGGCGAGCCCGAGGGGTGCGCGCCGCCCCCGGTCACCCAGCTGACCGAGCCCGAACAGGCATGGACCGTGTCGAGGAACCTGGTCGACTACCACTCCACACTCGACATCGTGAAGGACCGGGGACTCCAGCGGTACGAGGAGAACGGGATCGAGGTCGGACTGCGCGCGTGCGAGAAGTACACCTCCGTCGCGGACGACTTCGGGTCCGTGACGGGGGAGTCCGCCTGGACCATGCGGTTCAGGCGTCCCGCGTGGGACGTCCGGGTGGAGACCCGGACGGTTCTGACGTCGGACGAGACCGACTTCCACGTCGACGCCACCCTGGACGGGTACGAGGACGGCCGCCGGGTCTTCTCCCGTACCTGGAACGAGAGCGTGCCGCGGTCGGGTGTCTGAGACACCGTCCGTTCGGGCCCTCCACAAGGCCTTTGTGCCAGGACACGTGTGGAACGCATGGCTCCGGGCAGCTGCTGATTCGCGCGCACGGAACTGAGGAACGGAACTCAAGAGCTACCGCTGCAAGGGAAGGAAACGCGATGACCATATCCGTATCAGTGCACGCACAGGGTGCCGGCACCGGCACGGAGGCGCTCCCGGAGATCGAGGATCCGCTGAAGGTCGCGCCCAAGGACGCCCGCGCGCTCAGCAAGCTGTTCTTCGACCGGTTGCAGACTCTCGAAGAGGGCACCGCGCAGTACCAGTACGCGCGGAACACCCTGATCGAGATGAACCTCTCGCTCGTGCACTTCGCGGCCGGCCGCTTCCGCAACCGGGGCAACGGCCAGATGGAAGACATCATCCAGGTCGGCACCATCGGCCTGATCAAGGCCATCGACCGCTTCGACCTCGCCCGCGAGGTGGAGTTCACCTCGTTCGCGATCCCGTACATCGTCGGGGAGATCAAGCGGTTCTTCCGTGACACCACCTGGTCCGTCCATGTGCCGCGCAGGCTGCAGGAACTCCGGGTCACCCTCGCCAAATCCAAGGAGGAACTCGCCACGGTCCTCGGCCGTGAGGCGACGGTCGCCGAACTGGCCGAGCACCTCGGCATCACCGAGGAGGAGGTCACCGAGGGTGTCGTCGCGTCCAACGGCTACACCGCGCACTCCCTCGACGTGCCCGTCGACGGCTCGGAGGGCGACGGGCCGGGCGGAGTGAGCCGGACCCACGCCGACATCACCGGTGACTGCGACCCGGGCATGGAACTCGTCGAGAACCTCCACGCACTCGCCCCCCTGATGGAGACGCTGGACGCGCGGGAACGGGCGATCGTCCAGATGCGGTTCGGGGACGAGATGACCCAGTCCGAGATCGGCGAGCGCCTGGGCGTGTCGCAGATGCATGTCTCGCGGCTGATCAGCCGCATCCTCGCCAGGCTCCGCGAAGGCATCCTCACCGAGGACTGACGGCCGTCCCGGCCGTCGTCACTGGACCCGGGGGCTCCCGGCGGACGTCTCCTCGTCCTCGTCCTCGTCGTCGTCCGAGCCCGGCACATGGACGTCCAGCACGTTGATGTTGATCTCGACGACATCCAGGCCCGTCATCGTCTCGACCGCGTCCGTCACGTTCGCACGGATGGCGCGCGCGGTGTCGAGGATCGGCACGCCGTACTCCACCACGATGCCGACATCGACGGCGGTCTGCTTCGTCCCCACCTCCACCTTGATCCCGCGCCCCGGGTCGCTGGAGCGGGAGACCTTGTCCTTGACGGCACCGAACGCCCGTGAGGGCCCGGTGCCCACGCGGTGGACGCCGTCGGTCTCCCTGACCGCGATGCCCGCGATCGTCGCCACCACGGTGTCCGCGATGGTCGTGGTTCCGCGCGTTCCGCCGGCCGCGTCGTCCGAACCCAGCCGGGTACCGCCGAGAGTGTCATTGGTCGCCATGAGTTCCTCACACACCAAGTTGTCGGGGAGGAGACGCACTCGGCCGGCGGAACGTTTCCCGCCGCCCCGCGCCCCGACTTCCACTGTCCTCCGGGGCCGGGACACCTGCCATTCGAGTGGCGGCGGGCGGGTGTGCCAGGGGCTCAGGCCACCGCTTCGTCCTCGGGGAGACCCAGCCGGCCGGCCACGGTCGTCAGCGCCGGTCCCAGCGGGAGCGCGACACGGGTGAGGGCGTGCCGGTCGCCCCGGGTCGGGTCCCGGTTGACGATCAGCACCGGCTTCCCGGCCTCGGCCGCCTGGCGGACGAACCGCAGCCCCGACATCACGGTCAGTGAGGAGCCGAGGACCAGCAGCGAGGACGCCTCACGCACCAGGGCGCGGCAGTGCTCGACCCGCTCCGGCGGCACGGACTCGCCGAAGAAGACCACATCCGGCTTGAGGACGCCGCCGCAGACGGCGCAGGCCACCGTGCGGAAGTCCCCGACCTGCTCGTCGGTGAGGTCGGAGTCGCCGTCCGGGTTGAGACCGGCCGCCACCGGACGGAAGCCCGGGTTGGCCTCCTCCAGCCGTCCGGCGAGTTCCCGGCGCGGGCTGACCGCCTTGCAGGACAGGCAGACGACCCGGTCCAGGCTGCCGTGGAGCTCCACGACACCGTCGCTTCCGGCGGCCTGGTGCAGACCGTCCACGTTCTGGGTGATCACACCCGACAGCAGGCCGTGCCGGCCGAACGCGGCCACGGCCCGGTGCCCGGCGTTGGGACGGGCCCGGCCGAAGGTACGCCAGCCCAGGTGGCTGCGCGCCCAGTACCGGCGCCGGGCCCGGTCGCCGCCGGTGAAGTCCTGGTAGGTCATCGGGGTGTGCCGGCTCAGGCTCCCGCCCTCGCCGCGGTAGTCGGGGATGCCCGACTCCGTCGAGATCCCGGCCCCGCTGAGCACCAGCACACCGCCCGTGCCCAGTGCCGCGACGACCGGCCCGAGATCCGTGGTGCCGGGCGACAGGTCCTCGGTGGGGGTCCAGTTCAGAGTGGGGCGCATCCGCAT
It encodes the following:
- a CDS encoding 3-hydroxyacyl-CoA dehydrogenase NAD-binding domain-containing protein; this encodes MAFTLPTDIENRPVAVIGAGTLGRRIALMFTTQGGLVRIFDKSPKAGDAARAYLDENMAPVAARTEGGKPGRVVITDDMPDALADAWLVVEAVPERLDLKKEIFGELDREAAPDAILASNSSSYATSEFIDRVQHPERVLNMHFYMPPVQNAIDIMSDGHTDPAIMDLLKARLPRYGVHPFEAHKESTGFIFNRIWAAIKREALSVVAEGVSTPQDVDEMWKINMGTPAGPFRMMDQVGLDVVLDIENHYAAENPALPAGPRELLKKYVDAGHLGVKTGQGFYTHDTPS
- a CDS encoding ATP-grasp domain-containing protein; protein product: MSPQRKNIFVLGLDEANLPTLNSVPDAARYRFHPLLSIGELQEGEVSVADLMRRARAVLDAHDGTVDAIVGYWDFPVSTLVPMLGREYGTRTTSLESVVKCEHKYWSRLEQQKVIDAYPKFGRVDLESPDPRPPEGVDFPMWLKPALAYSSELAYSVKDMAEFRTAVDEIRQGIGRVGKPFDSVLELLDLPPEMSGVGGQICLAEEAMTGIQVAVEGYAKDGDITVYGVLDSINYPDSPCFLRHQYPSTLPAPVIQELHEVSERTMRRIGMDAATFSIEYFYDPQTGAISLLEINPRHSQSHAELFGYVDGIPNHHRMIRLALGEDPGAPGGRGPYRMAAKWYYRWFGDGTVHQVPTPDALAAIERDIPGVRIDIVPAEGQKLSEVSQQDSYSYEIAHIFTGADDENGLRRKFDQCVAALGLAFDDTAPGGRGRTTS
- the zwf gene encoding glucose-6-phosphate dehydrogenase — its product is MSDTLISPPELERSDALVLFGISGDLAKKMLLPALYRLTESGRLTVPVIGVAATDWDDDALRAHAREAITAGGADIDEEVFARFAAGLSLVTGDFTDAATFARLREALTGFGFVTHYLAIPPALFTTVAAALAGAGLNRDARLVVEKPFGHDTASARKLQDDLGAHFDDDHLLRVDHFLGNRAVESLMVSRFANTLLAPIWHRAYVDNVQISLVEDFDVADRGSFYDAVGCLRDVVQNHMLQVLALLAMDPPSVTNARAQGLEKWRVLHATRSMDPAETVRGQYDGYRDVEGVAPHSTTETYFATRLFIDNWRWAGVPFYLRSGKALALSATEVVVELRKPPLELFGGQNTQPSSNLIRFRIDGDTGIRADLMLRKPDSDSGPVTVPVGVDFAQVLGRQELPYENILHGAVVGDPECFAFFPGILECWRIVDPVLAPAEAPLPYAPGSWGPEAADALPGLKRWHQPSRRLFDSA
- a CDS encoding CocE/NonD family hydrolase codes for the protein MRHVGRLPYAVRREDHVTLTMSDGVRLSARIWRPASSDREPVPAILEAIPYRKNDLTSTRDAINHPYIAGHGYACVRLDLRGTGESEGVLLDEYLEREQLDAEEVLAWLAEQPWCDGSTGMTGISWGGFAALQVAARRPPSLGAIVIASFTDDRYADDMHYVGGAMLSDNLAEAGTMFAYATCPPDPDVVGERWRDMWHERLDTARPWVLEWLRHQHRDAYWRHASLSEDYRNLRCPVLASSGWADGYSNAVTRLLSHVDVPRKGLIGPWSHKLPHLGEPGPAIGYLQEVVRWWDHWLKGVDNGVMDGPMIRAWMQESVPPSTSYEDRPGRWVGEPSWPSPHVRETVHPLKDHALAPPGSRESAPAGASASHGPVHTVQSPLSVGQFAGKWASYNAPPDLPYDQREEDGGSLVFDTRTLPERLEILGAPEVNLLVSSSRENAQIAVRLSDVRPDGRATRVTYGVLNLAHRSGRDRPEPLVPGETYRVRIPLNGVAQAFPAGHRIRLSLSTSYWPLVWPSPAPAALSVHETGSSLTLPVRPAGAPDSVPAAPFGEPEGCAPPPVTQLTEPEQAWTVSRNLVDYHSTLDIVKDRGLQRYEENGIEVGLRACEKYTSVADDFGSVTGESAWTMRFRRPAWDVRVETRTVLTSDETDFHVDATLDGYEDGRRVFSRTWNESVPRSGV
- a CDS encoding NAD-dependent protein deacetylase; the protein is MRMRPTLNWTPTEDLSPGTTDLGPVVAALGTGGVLVLSGAGISTESGIPDYRGEGGSLSRHTPMTYQDFTGGDRARRRYWARSHLGWRTFGRARPNAGHRAVAAFGRHGLLSGVITQNVDGLHQAAGSDGVVELHGSLDRVVCLSCKAVSPRRELAGRLEEANPGFRPVAAGLNPDGDSDLTDEQVGDFRTVACAVCGGVLKPDVVFFGESVPPERVEHCRALVREASSLLVLGSSLTVMSGLRFVRQAAEAGKPVLIVNRDPTRGDRHALTRVALPLGPALTTVAGRLGLPEDEAVA
- a CDS encoding Asp23/Gls24 family envelope stress response protein; translated protein: MATNDTLGGTRLGSDDAAGGTRGTTTIADTVVATIAGIAVRETDGVHRVGTGPSRAFGAVKDKVSRSSDPGRGIKVEVGTKQTAVDVGIVVEYGVPILDTARAIRANVTDAVETMTGLDVVEININVLDVHVPGSDDDEDEDEETSAGSPRVQ
- a CDS encoding RNA polymerase sigma factor SigF, producing MTISVSVHAQGAGTGTEALPEIEDPLKVAPKDARALSKLFFDRLQTLEEGTAQYQYARNTLIEMNLSLVHFAAGRFRNRGNGQMEDIIQVGTIGLIKAIDRFDLAREVEFTSFAIPYIVGEIKRFFRDTTWSVHVPRRLQELRVTLAKSKEELATVLGREATVAELAEHLGITEEEVTEGVVASNGYTAHSLDVPVDGSEGDGPGGVSRTHADITGDCDPGMELVENLHALAPLMETLDARERAIVQMRFGDEMTQSEIGERLGVSQMHVSRLISRILARLREGILTED
- a CDS encoding sugar porter family MFS transporter, with amino-acid sequence MVQGFSREPGTHGPLTEVPPEGLRKITLWATAIAVGGFLFGFDTGVVSGALLYVKKDFHLNSFEQGSVVSVLLIGAVIGATSAGRLSDRYGRRKLLGAIGVVFIFGTAIVTAASGYVMLMAGRVILGLAVGAASATVPVYLSEISPTKIRGRLLTMNQLMITLGILVAYLVNLAFASSEMWRAMFAVGAIPAALLVASSLWLLPESPQWLIAHGQVERARRGIASVTDEATADELIARAQQRIGSDREKRKQNAATGGQGARRLLAPDVRPALVVGLTLAAVQQFGGINTIIYYAPTIIQQTGMNASNSIFYSVFIGVINLVMTLVAIRLVDRAGRRPMVLVSLALMAVSIFMLGLAFIVGMNSVLTLLFMVIYIAAYAGGLGPVFWTLLGEIFPPSVRAEGSSLSTAVNWIANFIISLAFLPLANAIGQGETFWIFAGICVLAFVFVSRYVPETRDRDPEQIEAALQSRFGHTPDTQPAKTV
- a CDS encoding FUSC family protein; protein product: MHDVGLRVRTNLWPVLQQAAAAALSWWIARLVFDHHVPLFAPIATLVALNTPVGGRGTNAVRVVSGVIAGVVVGQLAFRLMGNGPVSVGVAVLCALLVGLLLDGERITMAQAAVGAVISVAAGQQAGIVRVEDALLGAGVALVFSQFLFPPHPLTLLRRAEADTLAGLARALELTARTLDGTEEERAVLPRAELRPVYTLLNDLGTTRDDTIAVVRRTPHWRGRQEPVHQEVAATRHLDLLANSCLTLIRGVEAVDPAHRDVFADAVRGLSGALGALAAAPGSLAVRRHATRWALDVVRDAPAAGPAVPVAAWESARLVARDILVFTGAGAEAAEQAVHDGTAEVPVATPPELRWSARRPRRRRPPGPSV